One segment of Mycolicibacterium baixiangningiae DNA contains the following:
- a CDS encoding inositol monophosphatase family protein: MDAAEQRDDPVVLREVAEQLAAEAAAFVRKRRGEVFSASGDAGAGAVSAKSTPTDPVTVVDTETERLLRDRLAERRPGEQILGEEEGGAADAGAGQLTWVLDPIDGTVNFVYGIEAYAVSVAVQRDGESVAGAVADVAADAVYSAARGHGAQLRRHGTVRRLRANAPDRLAMALLGTGFAYAPERRRRQAELLVELMPHVRDVRRIGSCALDLCMVGAGLLDAYYEDGVNVWDWAAGALVAAEAGATVSLPPTAGPVGGAGLVVAAAPGIADALDEALRRAGVRG; this comes from the coding sequence CCGCATTCGTGCGGAAGCGGCGCGGCGAAGTGTTCAGCGCCTCCGGCGATGCCGGGGCCGGTGCGGTGAGCGCGAAGAGCACACCGACCGACCCGGTGACCGTCGTCGACACCGAGACCGAACGGCTGCTGCGCGACAGACTCGCCGAACGGCGGCCGGGTGAGCAGATCCTCGGGGAGGAAGAGGGCGGCGCCGCCGACGCGGGTGCCGGCCAGCTCACCTGGGTGCTCGACCCGATCGACGGCACGGTGAACTTCGTCTACGGCATCGAGGCCTACGCCGTGTCGGTGGCGGTCCAGCGCGACGGCGAATCGGTGGCGGGTGCGGTCGCCGATGTGGCCGCGGACGCGGTCTACTCCGCCGCCCGCGGACACGGCGCACAGCTGCGCCGCCACGGCACGGTGCGCCGGCTGCGCGCCAATGCACCCGACCGGCTCGCGATGGCCCTGCTGGGCACCGGGTTCGCCTACGCGCCGGAACGGCGACGCCGCCAAGCCGAACTGCTCGTCGAGCTGATGCCCCACGTGCGCGATGTGCGCCGGATCGGCTCCTGCGCCCTGGACCTGTGCATGGTGGGCGCCGGGCTGCTGGACGCCTACTACGAGGACGGCGTCAACGTGTGGGACTGGGCGGCCGGGGCACTGGTCGCCGCGGAAGCCGGGGCGACGGTGTCGCTGCCGCCCACCGCGGGACCGGTCGGAGGCGCCGGACTCGTCGTGGCGGCCGCCCCGGGGATCGCCGACGCACTCGACGAGGCGCTGAGGCGCGCCGGGGTGCGCGGCTGA
- the cei gene encoding envelope integrity protein Cei: MVSTITEGTAFDRHGRPFRRRNFVPGLLAIGALAVVAMVVWVIALNQPVDVREAAVCNPPPPAPATEPPPPVLGEQVTRTDMIDVTPAKLADTRIRVLNASGQGGQAGEIAGELRDLGFAAPEAANDPIYVTARLECQGQIRFGPSGRAAAAAVWLVAPCTELFEDQRPDPTVDLAIGTEFSELQASDAIDAVLASLRPDATAPADPELLKRIHTGTC; the protein is encoded by the coding sequence GTGGTCTCCACCATCACCGAAGGCACCGCGTTCGACAGACACGGTCGCCCCTTCCGCCGGCGCAACTTCGTGCCCGGCCTCCTCGCCATCGGCGCCCTCGCCGTCGTCGCGATGGTGGTGTGGGTGATCGCGCTGAATCAGCCGGTCGACGTCCGCGAGGCCGCGGTGTGCAACCCACCGCCCCCGGCCCCCGCCACCGAACCGCCCCCTCCGGTGCTGGGCGAGCAGGTGACGCGCACCGACATGATCGACGTCACGCCGGCGAAGCTGGCCGACACCAGGATCCGGGTGCTCAACGCGAGCGGTCAGGGCGGTCAGGCCGGTGAGATCGCCGGGGAGCTGCGTGACCTCGGGTTCGCTGCGCCGGAGGCGGCCAACGACCCGATCTACGTGACCGCCCGGCTCGAGTGCCAGGGTCAGATCCGGTTCGGCCCGTCGGGACGCGCCGCCGCCGCAGCGGTGTGGCTGGTGGCGCCGTGCACGGAACTGTTCGAAGACCAGCGTCCCGATCCGACCGTCGACCTGGCGATCGGCACGGAGTTCTCCGAACTGCAGGCCAGCGACGCCATCGACGCGGTGCTGGCGAGTCTGCGCCCGGACGCCACCGCCCCGGCCGATCCCGAGCTGCTCAAGCGGATCCACACCGGCACCTGCTGA
- a CDS encoding DUF4193 domain-containing protein, whose product MATDYDAPRRTETDDVSEDSLEELKARRNEAQSAVVDVDESDTAENFELPGADLSGEELSVRVVPKQADEFTCSSCFLVHHRSRLASEKNGMLICSDCAA is encoded by the coding sequence ATGGCTACCGACTACGACGCCCCGCGGCGTACGGAGACCGACGATGTCTCCGAGGATTCGCTCGAGGAACTCAAGGCACGGCGGAACGAGGCGCAGTCGGCGGTCGTCGACGTCGACGAGTCGGACACCGCCGAGAATTTCGAACTGCCCGGCGCGGATCTGTCCGGGGAGGAACTGTCCGTCCGGGTGGTCCCCAAGCAGGCCGACGAGTTCACTTGCTCGAGTTGCTTCCTGGTGCACCACCGCAGCCGGCTCGCCAGCGAGAAGAACGGCATGTTGATCTGCTCGGACTGCGCGGCCTGA
- a CDS encoding DUF3093 domain-containing protein translates to MSDTRATTQTVRYRERLSVPWWWWLPGLGLAALIAYEVNMGIEGLPDWAPYAVLLPVAAVVLAWFGRAEIRVVAGPEGETELWVGAAHLPVSVVAKSAEVPRTAKSAALGRQLDPAAYVVHRAWVGPMILLVLDDPEDPTPYWLVSTRHPERVLSALGR, encoded by the coding sequence GTGTCCGATACGCGCGCAACCACCCAAACGGTGCGCTACCGCGAACGGCTCTCGGTGCCGTGGTGGTGGTGGCTGCCCGGACTCGGGCTGGCGGCACTGATCGCCTACGAGGTCAACATGGGTATCGAGGGCCTGCCCGACTGGGCGCCGTACGCGGTGCTGCTTCCGGTCGCGGCGGTCGTCCTGGCGTGGTTCGGCAGAGCCGAGATCCGCGTGGTCGCCGGCCCGGAGGGCGAAACCGAACTGTGGGTCGGCGCCGCGCACCTTCCGGTCAGCGTCGTGGCCAAATCGGCGGAAGTACCCAGGACGGCGAAATCCGCGGCGCTGGGCCGCCAACTGGACCCGGCGGCTTATGTCGTGCACCGGGCCTGGGTGGGCCCGATGATCTTGCTGGTCCTCGACGATCCCGAGGATCCCACGCCCTACTGGCTGGTCAGCACCCGTCATCCCGAACGGGTGCTGTCCGCGCTCGGCCGCTGA